The following are encoded together in the Flavobacterium sp. TR2 genome:
- a CDS encoding TCR/Tet family MFS transporter has product MLQKDKSAAIGFIFITMLIDITGWGIIIPVIPKLIEELIHGDISEAAKIGGWLTFAYAITQFVFAPVIGNLSDKFGRRPIILISLFGFSLDYLLLAFSPTIIWLFVGRIIAGITGASITTASAYIADVSTAENRAKNFGLVGAAFGLGFIIGPVIGGLLGQYGSRVPFYAAAVLCMLNFLYGFFILPESLKKENRREFDWKRANPIGAILGLRKHPTLIGLIVAIFLLYVGSHAVQSNWSFFTIYQFNWDERMIGISLGIIGLLVGVVQGGLVRYINPKIGNEKSIYIGLALYTIGMLLFAFATESWMMFVFLIPYCLGGIAGPALQSVVASKVAPSEQGEIQGTLTSLMSASSIIGPPMMANTFYFFTHNDAPFKFAGAPFILGGILMLLSTVVAYFSLKKHAVPKAEIDNQETI; this is encoded by the coding sequence ATGCTACAAAAAGACAAGTCAGCAGCTATTGGTTTTATTTTTATAACCATGTTAATAGATATTACAGGATGGGGAATTATTATTCCTGTAATACCAAAATTAATCGAAGAACTGATTCATGGAGACATCAGCGAAGCCGCAAAAATAGGAGGCTGGTTAACCTTCGCGTATGCGATAACCCAGTTTGTGTTTGCTCCTGTAATTGGTAATTTGAGTGATAAATTCGGAAGAAGGCCAATTATTTTAATATCCCTTTTCGGATTTTCGTTAGATTATCTTTTATTGGCATTTTCGCCAACTATTATCTGGCTTTTTGTCGGAAGGATTATCGCGGGTATAACGGGCGCGAGTATTACAACCGCCTCTGCCTACATTGCCGACGTTAGCACGGCTGAAAACAGAGCCAAAAACTTCGGATTGGTAGGTGCCGCTTTCGGATTAGGATTCATCATCGGACCTGTTATTGGAGGACTTTTAGGACAATATGGCTCGAGAGTTCCTTTTTATGCCGCTGCGGTTTTGTGTATGCTGAATTTCCTTTACGGATTTTTCATTTTGCCAGAATCATTAAAAAAGGAAAACAGAAGAGAATTCGATTGGAAACGAGCAAATCCAATTGGAGCTATTTTAGGATTAAGAAAACACCCAACTTTAATCGGTTTAATTGTAGCGATATTTCTTTTGTACGTAGGTTCTCATGCCGTACAAAGCAATTGGAGTTTTTTTACCATCTACCAATTTAATTGGGACGAAAGAATGATCGGAATCTCATTAGGAATTATCGGTTTATTGGTGGGAGTGGTGCAAGGAGGATTAGTTCGTTACATCAATCCAAAAATCGGAAACGAGAAAAGCATTTACATTGGTTTGGCTTTATACACAATCGGAATGTTATTGTTTGCTTTTGCAACAGAAAGTTGGATGATGTTTGTGTTCTTAATTCCATATTGTCTCGGCGGAATTGCCGGTCCAGCTTTGCAGTCTGTCGTAGCAAGTAAAGTAGCGCCAAGCGAGCAAGGAGAAATTCAGGGAACTTTAACCAGTTTGATGAGTGCTTCTTCGATTATTGGTCCGCCAATGATGGCCAATACTTTTTACTTTTTTACCCATAATGATGCACCATTTAAATTTGCTGGAGCGCCTTTTATTCTTGGAGGAATTTTGATGCTGCTGAGTACAGTTGTAGCTTATTTTTCATTGAAAAAACACGCAGTTCCAAAAGCAGAAATTGATAATCAAGAAACCATATAA
- a CDS encoding retropepsin-like aspartic protease: protein MENLHKILKIEKYKKIKFKITKTQHLQIKAKINGISGNFILDTGASNTCVGFECIERFELSAKNSKTKASGAGGTGMTTQISSQNKLQLGNWKSKDFSIVIFDLSHVNEALESFKAKPVDGIIGADVLLEGKAIIDYFNHYLYLK from the coding sequence ATGGAAAATCTTCACAAAATTCTCAAAATAGAGAAATACAAAAAAATAAAGTTTAAAATAACCAAAACACAGCATTTACAGATTAAAGCTAAAATAAATGGCATTTCTGGCAATTTCATTTTAGACACAGGTGCATCTAACACTTGCGTAGGTTTTGAGTGCATTGAACGTTTTGAATTGTCTGCCAAAAACTCTAAAACAAAAGCTTCTGGCGCAGGAGGAACTGGAATGACAACACAAATTTCCTCTCAAAATAAACTGCAGTTAGGAAACTGGAAAAGCAAAGATTTTAGCATCGTAATTTTTGACCTTTCACACGTAAACGAGGCTTTAGAATCTTTTAAAGCCAAACCTGTAGACGGCATTATCGGCGCTGATGTTTTATTGGAAGGAAAAGCGATTATTGATTATTTTAACCATTACTTGTACCTTAAATAG
- a CDS encoding CHAT domain-containing protein: MKLYQLYILSFLFLSLNIFGQNQENKIYNAVDRFTANPSAEALENLRNIENDFWKSAKPKTKDELLAIVILNCNKAYYENQFGQNLDAIKSYEKAWMIYQKNKLKNYDIIEFCLKPLGNLYTVLGDYENAENTIKQYYFIASQQKNKSQKTAAILNLSNVYQNTGNVYKAIDLIEKTIQTEKLSAAEKGVLLNNLGTNYVLSSKKTEAETAFLKAVSLLKNDKTQTETLANAYRNLAQLKVDQNDFKKASDFFEKAKTEFNKNPKREPRKIGQFYYEAAFTSFSEGNIIGAQQNLEIVFKTLLPNYSASKNRLPNVNSLYAETVLLDALDLQALIYLTENQPKNALKSFGLSFKIEEMIQSLLVYENSKIVTQVRNRHRTEKCIEIYLSLFEREQKISYIESAFLLSERTKSVVLKKHLKNIETISREEKLILQQLQNWNTIILKEQQKLEAANISKINEAVKKQNELMLLLKTKQSKTDQKKSSELDLAKLYDKLEKDNAVLVEYFFGSHCIYNFTLENKKITLHKIETDGKELLSFIGLFKDPSAIANNPKKYNLLGNKVYQQLQIPKIEKHKNLILVPDGVLSFLPFEALISEISNTSNFTKMHYLLDRFDVAYNNSAALYLNANTLSNGKKNILGLFPIFEKTNYELPFSRNELQSIKHNFDGQFFENKDANFSNFKNNAIGKSIVHLSTHASSGDLETPASIKFYDQEVLFSELYTLQLSPDLVVLSACETGIGKLYKGEGAMSVARGFQFAGAQNLLFSLWNVNDYTTSVFMDYFYKEVKHSSSFVHAAANAKRAFLKDENIPNAKKSPYYWSAFVYYGTLEKPEKQTNYILYIISILAVIALFLGFNHYRNGKSSQNSQNREIQKNKV; the protein is encoded by the coding sequence ATGAAATTATACCAATTATATATTTTATCTTTCCTTTTCCTGAGCCTGAATATTTTTGGGCAAAATCAGGAGAATAAAATCTATAATGCTGTTGATCGTTTTACTGCAAATCCTTCCGCGGAAGCGTTAGAAAATTTAAGAAACATCGAAAATGATTTTTGGAAAAGTGCTAAGCCAAAAACCAAAGACGAGCTGCTCGCAATTGTTATTTTAAACTGCAATAAAGCATATTATGAAAATCAGTTTGGACAAAATTTGGATGCCATAAAAAGCTACGAAAAAGCTTGGATGATTTATCAGAAAAATAAACTGAAGAATTACGATATAATTGAATTTTGCCTAAAGCCTTTGGGCAACTTGTATACCGTTTTGGGCGATTATGAAAATGCCGAAAACACGATCAAACAATATTATTTTATTGCCAGCCAGCAGAAAAACAAGAGCCAAAAAACTGCCGCGATTCTTAATCTTTCCAATGTGTATCAAAATACTGGAAACGTTTATAAAGCGATAGATTTAATTGAAAAAACAATTCAGACCGAAAAACTTTCTGCTGCCGAAAAAGGTGTTTTGCTGAATAATTTAGGAACCAACTATGTTTTGTCTTCCAAAAAAACTGAAGCTGAAACTGCATTTTTAAAAGCCGTTTCTCTTCTAAAAAATGATAAAACACAAACTGAAACTTTGGCAAATGCGTATCGAAATCTAGCGCAGTTAAAAGTAGATCAAAACGATTTTAAAAAAGCTTCTGATTTTTTCGAAAAAGCAAAAACCGAATTCAATAAAAATCCAAAACGAGAACCTCGAAAAATAGGACAATTTTACTATGAAGCCGCTTTTACTTCTTTTTCTGAAGGCAATATAATTGGCGCTCAGCAAAATCTGGAGATTGTTTTTAAAACACTTCTTCCTAACTATTCGGCTTCAAAAAATAGGCTTCCGAATGTGAATTCGCTTTATGCGGAAACGGTTTTATTAGATGCTTTAGATTTACAGGCTTTAATTTATTTAACCGAAAATCAGCCTAAAAATGCCTTGAAAAGCTTCGGACTTTCTTTTAAAATTGAAGAAATGATTCAGTCGCTTTTGGTTTACGAAAATTCTAAAATTGTAACACAAGTAAGAAACCGACACAGAACTGAAAAATGCATTGAAATTTATCTTTCTTTATTCGAAAGAGAACAAAAAATAAGTTATATCGAAAGTGCTTTTCTGCTTTCGGAACGTACAAAATCAGTTGTTTTAAAAAAGCATCTCAAAAATATTGAAACAATCTCAAGGGAAGAAAAACTGATTTTGCAGCAGCTTCAAAACTGGAATACCATCATTCTGAAAGAACAGCAAAAATTAGAAGCCGCCAACATTTCTAAAATCAATGAAGCTGTTAAAAAGCAAAATGAGCTGATGCTGCTTTTGAAAACGAAACAAAGCAAAACCGATCAGAAAAAGAGTTCTGAACTGGATTTGGCTAAGTTATACGACAAATTGGAAAAAGACAACGCGGTACTGGTTGAATACTTTTTTGGAAGCCATTGCATCTATAATTTCACTCTTGAAAACAAAAAAATCACACTCCATAAGATTGAAACAGATGGCAAAGAATTGCTTTCATTCATTGGTCTTTTTAAAGATCCTTCGGCCATTGCCAACAATCCAAAAAAATATAATTTGCTTGGAAATAAAGTCTATCAGCAACTTCAAATTCCAAAAATTGAAAAGCATAAAAATTTGATTCTCGTTCCAGATGGAGTACTGTCTTTTCTGCCTTTCGAAGCTTTAATAAGCGAAATTTCAAACACGTCAAATTTTACCAAAATGCATTATCTGCTGGATCGATTTGATGTTGCCTATAACAATTCTGCCGCATTATATCTCAATGCAAACACGCTTTCAAATGGCAAAAAAAATATTTTAGGCCTTTTTCCTATTTTCGAAAAAACCAATTACGAACTTCCTTTTTCAAGAAATGAACTGCAATCTATAAAGCATAATTTTGACGGACAATTTTTTGAGAATAAAGATGCTAATTTCTCAAACTTTAAAAACAATGCAATAGGAAAGTCAATTGTACATCTCAGCACGCACGCGTCTTCGGGCGATCTTGAAACTCCTGCGAGCATCAAATTCTACGATCAAGAAGTTTTATTTTCTGAACTGTACACTTTACAGCTCAGCCCTGATTTGGTTGTGCTGAGTGCCTGCGAAACAGGAATTGGAAAATTGTATAAAGGCGAAGGCGCTATGAGTGTGGCAAGGGGTTTTCAGTTTGCAGGAGCACAAAATCTATTGTTTTCTTTATGGAATGTCAACGATTATACGACTTCTGTTTTTATGGATTATTTTTATAAAGAAGTAAAACACAGTTCGTCTTTTGTACACGCCGCGGCAAATGCAAAAAGAGCATTTTTAAAGGATGAAAATATTCCGAATGCAAAAAAATCACCTTATTATTGGAGTGCTTTTGTATATTACGGCACGCTTGAAAAACCTGAAAAGCAAACCAATTATATCTTATACATCATTAGTATTTTGGCTGTAATTGCCTTATTTTTGGGTTTCAATCATTACAGGAATGGAAAATCTTCACAAAATTCTCAAAATAGAGAAATACAAAAAAATAAAGTTTAA